The following proteins are co-located in the Agromyces laixinhei genome:
- a CDS encoding dihydrofolate reductase, whose translation MSETDAAGPRLGLVWAEAHGGVIGAGGAMPWHVPEDLAHFKSVTLGGPVVMGRKTWDSLPARFRPLPGRTNIVVTRNEEWAAEGAVRAGSVDDALASAATSGPDWIWVIGGAELFEALIDRADRLEVTELDLEVAGDAYAPSIDLSWRLVDTDGPRLSRAGVGYRFHRYDRP comes from the coding sequence ATGAGCGAGACGGATGCCGCGGGGCCGAGGCTCGGACTCGTCTGGGCCGAGGCCCACGGCGGGGTGATCGGCGCCGGGGGAGCGATGCCCTGGCACGTGCCCGAAGACCTCGCGCACTTCAAGTCCGTGACGCTCGGCGGCCCCGTCGTGATGGGGCGCAAGACCTGGGACTCGCTACCGGCGCGGTTCCGCCCGTTGCCGGGGCGCACCAACATCGTCGTCACCCGCAACGAGGAATGGGCCGCTGAGGGAGCAGTGCGAGCGGGTTCGGTCGACGACGCGCTCGCGTCGGCCGCGACATCCGGCCCCGACTGGATCTGGGTGATCGGTGGCGCCGAGCTCTTCGAAGCGCTCATCGACCGTGCCGACCGCCTCGAGGTCACCGAGCTCGACCTCGAGGTGGCCGGCGACGCCTACGCACCGTCGATCGACCTGAGCTGGCGGCTCGTCGACACCGACGGTCCTCGCCTCTCTCGAGCGGGCGTCGGCTACCGCTTCCACCGCTACGACCGCCCCTGA
- a CDS encoding thymidylate synthase: MAETIPTPYEDLLRDVLEHGAVKTDRTGTGTRSVFGRQLRFDLSEGFPLVTTKRVHFKSIAYELLWFLQGSSNVGWLREHGVTIWDEWADSAGELGPVYGVQWRSWPTPSGEQIDQISEVVEQIRTNPDSRRLIVSAWNPADIPDMALAPCHALFQFYVADGKLSCQLYQRSADLFLGVPFNIASYALLTHMIAAQTGLEVGDFVWTGGDCHIYDNHVEQVTEQLTREPFAPPTLRLARTPDSVFDYEYDDFVVEGYKHHPPIRAAVAV; the protein is encoded by the coding sequence ATGGCCGAGACGATCCCAACCCCGTACGAAGACCTGCTGCGCGACGTGCTCGAGCACGGCGCCGTCAAGACCGACCGCACGGGCACCGGCACGCGCAGCGTGTTCGGGCGCCAGCTGCGATTCGACCTCTCCGAGGGCTTCCCCCTGGTCACGACGAAGCGCGTGCACTTCAAGTCGATCGCGTACGAGCTGCTCTGGTTCCTGCAGGGCTCGTCGAACGTCGGCTGGCTGCGCGAGCACGGCGTCACCATCTGGGATGAATGGGCCGATTCCGCCGGCGAGCTCGGCCCCGTCTACGGCGTGCAGTGGCGGTCATGGCCGACACCGTCGGGTGAGCAGATCGACCAGATCTCCGAGGTCGTCGAGCAGATCCGCACGAACCCCGACTCCCGCCGCCTCATCGTCTCGGCGTGGAACCCCGCCGACATCCCCGACATGGCGCTCGCACCGTGCCACGCGCTCTTCCAGTTCTATGTCGCCGACGGCAAGCTCTCGTGCCAGCTCTACCAGCGCAGCGCCGACCTCTTCCTCGGCGTGCCGTTCAACATCGCCTCCTATGCGCTCCTGACCCACATGATCGCGGCGCAGACCGGGCTCGAGGTCGGCGACTTCGTCTGGACCGGCGGCGACTGCCACATCTACGACAACCACGTCGAGCAGGTCACCGAGCAGCTCACTCGCGAGCCGTTCGCGCCGCCGACCCTGCGCCTCGCCCGCACGCCCGACTCGGTCTTCGACTACGAGTACGACGACTTCGTCGTCGAGGGGTACAAGCACCACCCGCCGATCCGCGCGGCCGTCGCGGTATGA
- a CDS encoding OsmC family peroxiredoxin produces the protein MAVTSESTTVWNGTLFEGSGDVALDSSKLATFPVNWKARSEGAAGTTNPEELLAAAHSSCFSMALSLGLAQAGTPAESIQTTAAVTFEAGKGVLGSHLLVSARVPGLGEEAFEALAEDAKKNCPISQALAGIPITIEAELA, from the coding sequence ATGGCAGTCACGAGTGAATCGACCACCGTCTGGAACGGCACGCTCTTCGAGGGATCGGGCGACGTCGCCCTCGACTCCTCGAAACTGGCGACCTTTCCGGTGAACTGGAAGGCACGATCCGAGGGTGCGGCCGGCACGACCAACCCCGAGGAACTGCTCGCCGCCGCGCACTCCTCGTGCTTCTCGATGGCGCTCTCGCTCGGTCTCGCGCAAGCCGGCACGCCCGCTGAGAGCATCCAGACCACCGCGGCGGTCACGTTCGAGGCCGGCAAGGGCGTGCTCGGCAGTCACCTGCTCGTGAGCGCCCGCGTGCCCGGGCTCGGCGAGGAGGCGTTCGAGGCACTCGCCGAAGACGCGAAGAAGAACTGCCCGATCTCGCAGGCACTCGCCGGCATCCCGATCACGATCGAAGCCGAACTCGCCTGA